One part of the Bacillus sp. FJAT-45350 genome encodes these proteins:
- a CDS encoding NAD(P)-binding protein, protein MHLKLEDMTRVIRNGLEKTSYPKKVIIIGAGISGLVAASLLKEAGHNVTL, encoded by the coding sequence ATGCATTTGAAGCTAGAGGATATGACGAGGGTGATTCGTAATGGATTAGAAAAAACATCGTATCCAAAAAAAGTAATCATTATAGGTGCAGGAATATCTGGATTAGTTGCAGCATCCTTGTTAAAAGAGGCTGGACATAATGTAACTTTATAA
- a CDS encoding STAS domain-containing protein, producing the protein MLPEINVVNGVVQVRLSGKVYVEGATILREKLAPYLEKGHKDFIVDLGPVTYIDSSGLGVLIGIQKKAVQNGGDITIKNLKGDVKELFELTRLTKVFTIE; encoded by the coding sequence ATGTTACCAGAAATAAATGTAGTAAATGGAGTTGTTCAAGTACGCTTATCAGGGAAGGTTTATGTAGAAGGTGCAACAATTTTAAGAGAAAAGCTCGCGCCTTATTTAGAAAAGGGGCATAAAGACTTTATTGTTGATTTAGGGCCAGTAACCTATATCGATAGCTCAGGTCTTGGTGTATTAATCGGAATACAGAAAAAAGCGGTTCAAAACGGTGGAGACATTACGATCAAAAACCTAAAAGGTGACGTTAAGGAATTATTTGAACTAACAAGATTAACGAAAGTATTTACAATAGAATAG
- a CDS encoding methyl-accepting chemotaxis protein translates to MTVNLRKIVTTVQRASDDMAATSQELAASSEQVTAGIDEISTNTQQVAADAEEGNQSTLDATTVLLELSSLIQIAKQKANSATDSSRVTLSAANEGTATVNDTIARMESIKLKTQETEDMIATLDKYSKEIGVITDTITQLADQTNLLALNAAIEAARAGEAGKGFAVVADEVRKLAEQSNRGASQVAELVSKVSQSTKNAVEVTQQSRLEVDEGVISVTSAGKALENILSAVDQTVKEIKEIEEVTDSEVATSERIIEVINRLASVIENTAANAEEVAAATEQSSASMQTVAASAEQSSALALELKETVESFRV, encoded by the coding sequence ATGACGGTTAACCTTCGTAAAATTGTTACAACGGTCCAAAGAGCGTCAGACGATATGGCAGCAACTTCTCAGGAGCTAGCTGCATCAAGTGAACAAGTAACAGCTGGAATTGATGAAATCTCAACAAATACGCAACAGGTTGCAGCTGATGCAGAGGAAGGAAATCAATCAACACTTGATGCTACAACTGTTTTACTTGAATTATCATCTTTAATTCAAATTGCAAAGCAAAAGGCGAATTCTGCTACAGATAGCTCGAGAGTTACCTTATCTGCTGCAAATGAAGGTACTGCAACTGTGAATGATACGATTGCTAGAATGGAATCAATTAAGTTAAAAACTCAAGAAACAGAAGACATGATTGCCACTCTTGATAAATACTCAAAGGAAATTGGTGTCATTACCGATACGATTACACAATTAGCTGACCAAACAAACTTACTAGCCTTAAATGCTGCAATTGAAGCAGCTCGTGCTGGTGAAGCAGGGAAAGGCTTCGCAGTTGTAGCTGATGAAGTACGTAAGCTAGCTGAACAATCAAATCGTGGTGCTAGCCAGGTTGCAGAGTTGGTAAGTAAAGTGTCACAAAGCACAAAAAATGCAGTTGAAGTGACTCAGCAAAGCCGGTTAGAAGTAGACGAAGGTGTTATTTCAGTAACAAGTGCTGGAAAAGCATTAGAGAATATTCTCTCAGCTGTCGATCAAACTGTAAAAGAAATCAAAGAAATAGAAGAAGTGACAGATTCAGAAGTGGCAACGTCTGAAAGAATTATAGAAGTAATAAATCGTTTAGCAAGTGTTATTGAGAACACTGCTGCCAATGCAGAAGAAGTAGCGGCGGCAACAGAACAATCGAGTGCCTCAATGCAAACGGTAGCTGCTAGTGCTGAACAATCTAGTGCCCTTGCATTAGAATTAAAAGAAACAGTCGAAAGCTTTAGAGTGTAA
- a CDS encoding ATP-binding protein yields the protein MEHFEVQFSGLVGYQKIRESLAEFIKKSLPDNHFLMEVAVNEAINNAIKHGNANEEVSPITLKIRNINSKCIVRVMHAGKGFPGNEQLQKLRKSEENLFDEKLYDESGRGLLIMDAAADYMIFNRQGTEVMLVKEAS from the coding sequence TTGGAGCATTTTGAAGTACAATTTTCAGGTCTTGTGGGATATCAAAAAATTCGTGAGTCATTAGCTGAATTTATAAAAAAGTCTTTACCAGATAATCATTTTCTAATGGAAGTCGCCGTAAATGAAGCAATAAACAATGCGATAAAACACGGAAATGCTAATGAAGAAGTCAGTCCAATTACTTTAAAAATAAGAAACATAAACTCAAAATGTATCGTTAGGGTCATGCATGCCGGTAAAGGGTTTCCAGGCAATGAGCAATTACAAAAACTAAGAAAGTCTGAAGAAAATCTTTTTGATGAAAAGCTCTATGATGAAAGTGGTAGAGGTCTTCTGATTATGGATGCTGCTGCCGATTATATGATATTTAATCGCCAAGGAACTGAAGTGATGCTAGTAAAGGAAGCTAGTTAA
- a CDS encoding PAS domain-containing protein: METAEVNVTTLFHTIPYVLIHKDGEGRWVKVNKSGLELFQLNEDDYKGKCSLEIASISKSFTNEMLLTCEESDKRAWNEGKTIQFEIAICDSDHKEHVYQIKKIPMYGTGKSRKGLLIIGREITKQKQAERDLLLADKAYQNVRDGIVITNERGKILSINEAFTKVTGYVPEEVIGEKPNILSSGIHERDFYIKMWQAIRSEESWQGEIWNRRKNGEIYCQHLTINIIKDNKGKIMNFIGVFVDITEEEELKKDVILTGEIQKNLLPSELTEDQFEIKTIYRPKRYVSGDFYDYLFNRHEQKLTGFVMDFMGHGLSTAIQSSAVRVLFHQMTAMNVPLNKQIEWLNKESLKYFSDDSFVAAIFFEIDFKSMSLTYTAAGINYFGSKTNNGGQVHKVKGTFLGILSEVSFEQQTVPINKGDYFLFLSDGLLDILPKDFLVKRPTMKESIKGLYELTHLESCHDDCSAVCIEIK, from the coding sequence TTGGAAACTGCCGAAGTGAATGTAACAACACTATTTCATACTATCCCTTACGTTTTGATCCATAAAGATGGTGAAGGGCGCTGGGTAAAAGTAAATAAGTCAGGTCTTGAATTATTCCAGTTGAATGAAGATGACTATAAGGGGAAGTGCTCTTTAGAGATTGCTTCTATTAGTAAAAGTTTTACGAATGAAATGCTTCTAACCTGTGAGGAATCAGATAAACGAGCTTGGAATGAAGGAAAGACGATTCAATTTGAGATAGCAATTTGTGATAGCGATCATAAGGAACATGTTTATCAAATAAAGAAAATACCAATGTATGGAACTGGAAAGTCGCGAAAGGGTTTGCTTATTATCGGTCGGGAAATTACGAAACAAAAACAAGCAGAGCGAGATTTACTACTTGCTGATAAAGCTTATCAAAATGTTAGAGATGGAATTGTAATCACTAATGAACGTGGGAAGATTTTATCGATAAATGAGGCTTTTACAAAAGTGACTGGATATGTACCGGAAGAAGTAATTGGGGAAAAGCCAAATATTTTAAGCTCAGGAATTCATGAACGAGATTTTTATATAAAAATGTGGCAAGCAATACGAAGTGAAGAAAGCTGGCAAGGTGAAATTTGGAATCGGAGAAAAAACGGAGAAATTTATTGTCAGCACTTAACAATTAATATTATTAAAGATAATAAAGGAAAGATCATGAACTTTATTGGTGTCTTTGTAGACATCACTGAGGAAGAAGAGCTAAAAAAGGATGTCATTTTGACAGGTGAAATTCAAAAGAACTTACTTCCATCCGAGCTTACAGAGGATCAGTTTGAAATTAAGACTATATATCGACCGAAACGATATGTGAGCGGTGATTTCTACGATTACTTGTTTAATAGACACGAGCAAAAGCTTACGGGCTTTGTGATGGATTTTATGGGTCACGGTTTATCAACAGCAATTCAATCCTCTGCTGTACGGGTATTGTTTCATCAAATGACTGCTATGAATGTACCTTTGAATAAACAGATTGAATGGTTAAATAAGGAATCGCTAAAATATTTTAGTGATGATTCATTTGTTGCTGCAATTTTTTTCGAAATTGACTTTAAGTCAATGTCATTGACTTATACAGCTGCAGGTATTAATTACTTTGGATCAAAAACAAATAATGGTGGTCAAGTTCATAAAGTAAAGGGTACATTCCTAGGGATTTTGAGTGAAGTATCGTTTGAGCAACAAACTGTACCTATTAATAAAGGAGATTATTTCCTCTTTTTAAGTGATGGTTTACTAGATATTCTGCCTAAAGACTTTCTTGTTAAGCGACCGACAATGAAAGAATCTATTAAGGGCTTATATGAACTAACGCATTTGGAAAGTTGTCATGATGATTGTTCAGCAGTATGTATTGAGATTAAATAG
- a CDS encoding IS110 family transposase → MDFKQNQKINQVTEETLVVGIDIAKRTHFSCFVDDRGRILQKSFSITQSHQGFESFYDRILKALREHGKTEVLVGIEPTGHYWLNLAYFLEERGIPLVMTNPMHVKRSKELDDNLPTKHDRKDALVIARLLKDGRFSYPRILKDVEAELRVGSTFRSKLTEELGAVKNMMIRWLDRYFPEFTQVFPSFGKMALAVLECTPFPSDLYQKQPDELLVMYRQVEGMKSPQKPKAVRLIEVAAHSIGVTEGRKMARFEIATLVQRYHQLEQEIESITQSLVELVKTSVEYEWLSTVNGLGDTTIVDLLAEIGSFSHYEDPRQLIKLAGLTLRENSSGQHKGQKRISKRGRRKLRALLFRVMMPMIRHNEAFRKLHEYYTNRTVNPLRKKQSIVVLCGKLLKVLHGISTKHKAFDAQRMMRDVPSLEEAM, encoded by the coding sequence ATGGATTTTAAACAAAATCAGAAAATAAATCAAGTCACTGAAGAAACCCTCGTTGTCGGAATCGACATCGCAAAGCGTACACATTTCTCCTGCTTTGTTGACGACCGTGGACGGATACTCCAGAAATCATTCTCTATTACACAGTCACATCAAGGGTTTGAGTCATTTTATGATCGAATTCTCAAAGCATTAAGAGAGCATGGAAAAACAGAAGTTCTAGTAGGAATTGAACCAACTGGCCATTATTGGTTAAACTTAGCCTACTTTCTTGAGGAACGAGGCATTCCGCTTGTCATGACCAATCCAATGCACGTTAAGCGTTCAAAGGAGTTAGATGACAATCTGCCTACAAAGCATGATCGTAAAGACGCGCTAGTGATTGCTCGACTATTAAAAGACGGACGTTTTAGTTATCCTCGTATTCTAAAAGATGTCGAAGCTGAACTTCGCGTCGGATCAACGTTTAGAAGTAAGTTGACGGAGGAACTGGGAGCCGTTAAAAACATGATGATTCGCTGGTTGGACCGCTATTTTCCTGAATTCACTCAAGTCTTTCCCTCTTTCGGAAAGATGGCTTTGGCCGTACTCGAATGTACGCCATTCCCAAGTGATCTCTACCAAAAACAACCTGATGAATTACTTGTGATGTATCGTCAAGTAGAGGGGATGAAATCTCCTCAGAAGCCCAAAGCTGTGCGTCTCATTGAAGTCGCAGCTCACTCGATTGGAGTAACAGAAGGACGTAAGATGGCCCGTTTTGAAATTGCCACACTCGTTCAACGTTATCACCAATTAGAACAAGAAATTGAAAGCATCACCCAAAGCTTAGTTGAGCTCGTCAAAACGTCTGTAGAATATGAATGGCTTTCAACAGTTAATGGACTCGGAGACACTACCATCGTTGATCTATTAGCTGAAATCGGCAGCTTTTCACATTATGAGGATCCACGCCAACTTATCAAACTCGCGGGACTCACATTGCGTGAAAATTCGTCTGGGCAGCACAAAGGTCAAAAACGTATCTCTAAACGAGGCAGAAGGAAGCTACGCGCCCTCCTGTTTCGAGTGATGATGCCAATGATCCGTCATAACGAAGCCTTTCGTAAACTACATGAATATTACACAAATCGCACAGTCAACCCGTTACGAAAGAAACAATCAATTGTGGTCCTTTGCGGAAAACTATTAAAAGTATTACATGGAATCAGTACGAAGCATAAAGCATTCGATGCACAAAGAATGATGAGGGATGTACCTAGTCTCGAAGAGGCTATGTAG